The following coding sequences are from one Frigoribacterium sp. Leaf415 window:
- a CDS encoding ABC transporter permease — MTDAAVAADRREPLYKRLPVVAQIRRSVGLQRGMLLTGVVIVAVFVLLAIFAPLIAPYGFGQLRGATEAFPRQAPPSAEHLWGTTVGGYDVFSRVMWGTRTAVAVVIVAVVLSITIGVTLGLISGYLGGWLDRVLVVIADAVYAFPSLLLAIVVSIVISGGQSSLWGGIVSAGISITVVYVPQYFRVVRAEATRLKAEAFVESAKVNGSSTGRIMFKHVLRNATRSLPLILTLNASEAILTLAALGFLGFGIGPTAAAEWGYDLNRALSDTASGIWWTGVFPGAAIVLMVLGITLMGESLNDLADPRLRTRRRAKRKTKGTRGAEQAPTTTNDEVTA; from the coding sequence ATGACCGATGCAGCCGTCGCGGCCGACCGCCGCGAACCCCTCTACAAGCGCCTCCCCGTCGTCGCCCAGATCCGCCGCTCGGTGGGACTGCAGCGCGGCATGCTGCTGACCGGCGTCGTCATCGTCGCCGTGTTCGTGCTGCTGGCGATCTTCGCCCCGCTCATCGCGCCCTACGGCTTCGGCCAGCTGCGCGGTGCCACCGAGGCCTTCCCGCGCCAGGCGCCGCCCTCGGCCGAGCACCTGTGGGGCACCACGGTCGGCGGCTACGACGTGTTCAGCCGCGTCATGTGGGGCACCCGCACCGCCGTGGCCGTGGTCATCGTGGCCGTCGTGCTGTCGATCACGATCGGCGTGACGCTCGGCCTGATCTCGGGCTACCTGGGCGGCTGGCTCGACCGGGTGCTCGTCGTCATCGCCGACGCGGTCTACGCGTTCCCGTCGCTGCTGCTCGCCATCGTCGTCTCGATCGTCATCAGCGGGGGCCAGTCCAGCCTGTGGGGTGGCATCGTCTCGGCGGGCATCTCGATCACCGTGGTCTACGTCCCGCAGTACTTCCGGGTCGTCCGCGCCGAGGCCACGAGGCTCAAGGCCGAGGCGTTCGTCGAGTCGGCCAAGGTGAACGGCAGCAGCACGGGCCGCATCATGTTCAAGCACGTCCTGCGCAACGCCACACGCAGCCTGCCCCTGATCCTCACGCTGAACGCGTCCGAGGCGATCCTGACCCTGGCGGCCCTCGGCTTCCTGGGCTTCGGCATCGGCCCGACCGCGGCGGCCGAGTGGGGCTACGACCTGAACCGCGCCCTGTCCGACACGGCCAGCGGCATCTGGTGGACCGGCGTGTTCCCCGGCGCGGCGATCGTGCTGATGGTGCTCGGCATCACGCTGATGGGCGAGAGCCTGAACGACCTGGCCGACCCGCGCCTCCGGACCCGACGTCGCGCGAAGCGCAAGACGAAGGGCACCCGCGGTGCCGAGCAGGCGCCGACCACGACGAACGACGAGGTGACCGCATGA